A genomic segment from Triticum dicoccoides isolate Atlit2015 ecotype Zavitan chromosome 1A, WEW_v2.0, whole genome shotgun sequence encodes:
- the LOC119275087 gene encoding protein NRT1/ PTR FAMILY 6.3-like: protein MGSVLPEIAAEGKGILTDAWDSKGRPAARSTTGGWGCAAMILGAELFERMTTLGIAVNLVPYMTGTMHLGSAAAANTVTNFIGTSFMLCLLGGFVADTYLGRYLTIAVFSAVQATGVMVLTISTVAPGLRPATCGDATGQSPDCVPANGTQLGVLYLGLYMTALGTGGLKSSVSGFGSDQFDESDDGERKKMMRFFNWFYFFVSIGALLAVTVLVYVQDNIGRRWGYGICAVGILCGLGVFLCGTKMYRFKKLVGSPLTQVAAVTTAAWSKRTLPLPSDPSMLYDVDDAAAAGEDLKGKQKLPHSKECRFLDHAAIIDRAEAASPAEASKWALCTRTDVEEVKQVVRMLPIWATTIMFWTIHAQMTTFAVEQASLMDRGIGGSGFLIPAGSLTVFLIGSILLTVPLYDRLISPVARRITGNPHGLSPLQRVFVGLFLSIVGMAAAAIVERHRLTSSTHGVTLTVFLLMPQFLLVGAGEAFTYMGQLDFFLRECPKGMKTMSTGLFLSTCALGFFFSTVTVTIVHKVTGHGPRGSGGWLADNLDQGRLDYFYWLLAVMSAINIIFFTMAARGYVYKEKRLADAGIELADEEAMIVGH from the exons ATGGGCTCGGTGCTGCCGGAGATCGCCGCGGAGGGCAAGGGCATCCTCACGGACGCCTGGGACAGCAAGGGCCGTCCCGCGGCCCGCTCCACCACCGGCGGGTGGGGATGCGCTGCCATGATCCTAGGCGCGGAGCTGTTCGAGCGGATGACGACGCTGGGCATCGCGGTGAACCTGGTGCCGTACATGACCGGCACCATGCACCTCGGCAGCGCCGCAGCCGCCAACACAGTCACCAACTTCATCGGCACCTCCTTCATGCTCTGCCTCCTCGGCGGCTTCGTCGCCGACACCTACCTCGGCCGCTACCTCACcatcgccgtcttctccgccgtccaAGCCACC GGTGTGATGGTACTGACAATCTCGACGGTTGCGCCGGGGCTGCGCCCGGCGACGTGCGGGGACGCGACGGGGCAGAGCCCCGACTGCGTTCCGGCGAACGGCACGCAGCTCGGGGTGCTGTACCTGGGGCTGTACATGACGGCGCTGGGGACAGGCGGGCTCAAGTCGAGCGTGTCCGGGTTCGGGTCGGACCAGTTCGACGAGTCCGACGACGGCGAGCGCAAGAAGATGATGCGCTTCTTCAACTGGTTCTACTTCTTCGTCAGCATCGGCGCGCTGCTCGCCGTCACCGTGCTGGTGTACGTGCAGGACAACATCGGCCGCCGCTGGGGATACGGCATCTGCGCCGTCGGCATCCTCTGCGGGCTCGGCGTGTTCCTGTGCGGCACCAAGATGTACCGGTTCAAGAAGCTCGTCGGGAGCCCGCTGACACAGGTCGCCGCCGTGACGACCGCCGCGTGGAGCAAGCGCACCTTGCCGCTTCCGTCCGACCCGAGCATGCTCTACGACGTCGACGATGCGGCCGCCGCCGGTGAGGACCTCAAGGGCAAGCAGAAGCTGCCCCACAGCAAGGAATGCCG ATTCCTAGACCATGCGGCCATCATCGACCGGGCAGAGGCGGCGTCGCCGGCGGAGGCGAGCAAGTGGGCGCTGTGCACGCGGACGGACGTGGAGGAGGTGAAGCAGGTGGTGCGCATGCTGCCGATCTGGGCGACCACCATCATGTTCTGGACCATCCACGCGCAGATGACCACCTTCGCCGTCGAGCAGGCCTCCCTCATGGACCGCGGCATCGGCGGCTCGGGGTTCCTCATCCCGGCGGGCTCCCTCACCGTCTTTCTCATCGGCTCCATCCTCCTCACCGTGCCCCTCTACGACCGCCTCATCTCGCCCGTGGCCCGCCGCATCACGGGCAATCCGCACGGCCTCTCCCCGCTCCAGCGCGTCTTCGTCGGCCTCTTCCTGTCCATCGTCGGCATGGCCGCGGCGGCGATCGTCGAGCGCCACCGCCTCACGTCGTCCACTCACGGGGTCACGCTCACGGTGTTCCTGCTCATGCCGCAGTTTCTGCTCGTCGGCGCCGGCGAGGCGTTCACGTACATGGGCCAGCTAGACTTCTTCCTGCGAGAGTGCCCCAAGGGGATGAAGACCATGAGCACGGGGCTATTCCTCAGCACCTGCGCGCTCGGCTTCTTCTTCAGCACGGTCACAGTAACCATCGTGCACAAGGTCACCGGCCACGGGCCACGGGGCAGCGGCGGCTGGCTCGCCGACAACCTCGACCAGGGGAGGCTCGACTACTTCTACTGGTTGCTCGCCGTCATGAGCGCCATCAATATCATCTTTTTCACGATGGCGGCAAGGGGCTACGTGTACAAGGAGAAGCGCTTGGCCGATGCCGGCATCGAGCTCGCCGACGAGGAGGCCATGATCGTCGGTCACTGA
- the LOC119275096 gene encoding protein NRT1/ PTR FAMILY 6.3-like has protein sequence MGSEALPETVAEAGKQGAALTDAWDYKGRPAARATTGGWGCAAMILGAELFERMTTLGIAVNLVPYMTGTMHLGSAASANTVTNFIGTSFMLCLLGGFIADSYLGRYLTIAVFSAVQATGVMILTISTVAPGLRPAACGDATGQSPDCVPANGTQLGVLYLGLYMTALGTGGLKSSVSGFGSDQFDESDDGERKMMMRFFNWFYFFVSIGALLAVTVLVYVQDNVGRRWGYGVVAVGILCGLGVFLSGTRKYRFKKLVGSPLTQVATVTAAAWRKRSLPLPSDPSMLYDVDDKAAAGEDLKGKLKLPHSKECRFLDHAAVVDRESPAAASSWTLCTRTDVEEVKQVVRMLPIWATTIMFWTIHAQMTTFAVEQASVMNRAIGGSGFLIPAGSLTVFLIGSILLTVPLYDRLVAPVARRVTGNPHGLSPLQRVFVGLFLSIAGMAAAALVERYRLTESADGVTLTVFLLMPQFLLVGAGEAFTYMGQLDFFLRECPKGMKTMSTGLFLSTCALGFFFSTLIVTIVHKVTGHGSNDGWLANNIDQGRLDYFYWLLAVMSAINIVFFTIAARGYVYKEKRMADAGIELADEEAMIVGH, from the exons ATGGGCTCGGAAGCGCTGCCGGAGACCGTGGCGGAGGCCGGCAAGCAGGGCGCCGCCCTGACAGACGCCTGGGACTACAAGGGCCGCCCCGCGGCCCGCGCCACCACCGGCGGGTGGGGATGCGCCGCCATGATCCTAG GCGCGGAGCTGTTCGAGCGGATGACGACGCTGGGCATCGCGGTGAACCTGGTGCCGTACATGACCGGCACCATGCACCTGGGCAGCGCCGCCTCCGCCAACACCGTCACCAACTTCATCGGCACCTCCTTCATGCTCTGCCTCCTCGGCGGCTTCATCGCCGACTCCTACCTCGGCCGCTACCTCACcatcgccgtcttctccgccgtccaAGCCACC GgcgtgatgatactgacgatctcgACGGTGGCGCCGGGGCTGCGGCCGGCGGCGTGCGGGGACGCGACGGGGCAGAGCCCCGACTGCGTGCCGGCGAACGGGACGCAGCTCGGCGTGCTGTACCTGGGGCTGTACATGACGGCGCTGGGGACAGGCGGGCTCAAGTCGAGCGTGTCCGGGTTCGGGTCGGACCAGTTCGACGAGTCCGACGACGGCGAGCGCAAGATGATGATGCGCTTCTTCAACTGGTTCTACTTCTTCGTCAGCATCGGCGCGCTGCTGGCCGTCACCGTGCTGGTGTACGTGcaggacaacgtcggccgccggtgGGGCTACGGCGTCGTCGCCGTGGGCATCCTCTGCGGGCTGGGCGTGTTCCTGTCCGGCACCCGGAAGTACCGGTTCAAGAAGCTCGTGGGCAGCCCGCTGACGCAGGTCGCCACCGTGACGGCCGCGGCATGGAGGAAGCGCTCCCTGCCGCTGCCGTCCGACCCGAGCATGCTCTACGACGTGGACGACAAGGCCGCCGCCGGCGAGGACCTCAAGGGCAAGCTGAAGCTCCCCCACAGCAAGGAGTGCCG ATTCCTCGACCACGCAGCCGTCGTCGACCGGGAGTCGCCCGCGGCGGCGAGCAGCTGGACGCTGTGCACGCGGACGGACGTGGAGGAGGTGAAGCAGGTGGTGCGCATGCTTCCAATCTGGGCCACCACCATCATGTTCTGGACCATCCACGCGCAGATGACCACCTTCGCCGTGGAGCAGGCGTCCGTCATGAACCGCGCCATCGGCGGCTCGGGGTTCCTCATCCCGGCGGGCTCGCTCACCGTCTTCCTCATCGGCTCCATCCTCCTCACCGTGCCCCTCTACGACCGCCTCGTGGCCCCCGTGGCCCGCCGCGTCACCGGCAACCCGCACGGCCTCTCCCCGCTCCAGCGCGTCTTCGTCGGCCTCTTCCTGTCCATCGCCGGGATGGCCGCCGCCGCGCTCGTCGAGCGGTACCGCCTCACCGAGTCCGCCGACGGCGTCACGCTCACGGTGTTCCTGCTCATGCCCCAGTTCCTGCTCGTCGGGGCCGGCGAGGCGTTCACGTACATGGGGCAGCTCGACTTCTTCCTGCGCGAGTGCCCCAAGGGGATGAAGACCATGAGCACGGGGCTGTTCCTCAGCACCTGCGCGCTCGGCTTTTTCTTCAGCACGCTCATAGTCACCATCGTGCACAAGGTCACCGGCCACGGGAGCAACGACGGCTGGCTCGCCAACAACATCGACCAGGGGAGGCTCGACTACTTCTACTGGTTGCTCGCCGTCATGAGCGCGATCAATATTGTCTTCTTCACGATCGCCGCCAGGGGCTACGTGTACAAGGAGAAACGCATGGCCGATGCCGGCATAGAACTCGCTGACGAGGAGGCCATGATCGTCGGTCACTGA